The DNA region ATAGCCGCTTGCGCCATGAATCCGATGCTGCGCAGCCAACCCTCGCACAGCTCCGTCCAGCGCGAAGCATCCGGCTCCTCCTCGGCTAATCCGAGGCCATGGCGACCGTGAGGGAAAACGTGCAGCTCAAACGGAATTTGATGCTTGCTTAGGGCCCCGGCATACAACAGGCTGTTCTCCACCGGGACCGCACCGTCATCCGACGTATGCCAGAGAAATGCAGGGGGTGTTCCCGGCTTCACCGCGTGCTGCATGCACAGTGTTCGTCTCATCGCTTCGGACGGACGCTCGCCCAGCAGGTTATGTACCGAGCCTTCGTGGCTAAACTCGTTAAACGAAATAACCGGGTAGCACAGGATGGACGCATTGGGACGGCTGCTCTGACGCTCAACGGGATCCAGGGCCTCCGGATCTCCGGAATCGTGGTCATTGCTCGCCCAAGCCGCCAGATGCCCTCCGGCGGAAAAT from Paenibacillus ihbetae includes:
- a CDS encoding alpha/beta hydrolase gives rise to the protein MKLWEVETPGYESAEERFEPYMKPYLLERNNPGGAVIVLPGGGYQGRADHEGEPVALWLNSIGLSAFVVQYRVAPYRHPYPLLDAQRAIRLVRHHAQEWSIDPERIGILGFSAGGHLAAWASNDHDSGDPEALDPVERQSSRPNASILCYPVISFNEFSHEGSVHNLLGERPSEAMRRTLCMQHAVKPGTPPAFLWHTSDDGAVPVENSLLYAGALSKHQIPFELHVFPHGRHGLGLAEEEPDASRWTELCEGWLRSIGFMAQAAITGR